The genomic segment CTACGGAGCGATCATGCTCTACCTGATGCTGGCGCTGCGAGACGGCCTGGTGCTGCGGCGCCGGCGCCATCCGGAGCCGGACCCCGAACCGGAGGAGCCGGACGCGCCGACCGCGGACGAGGTGCGTGCCGCGATGGCAGCCAGCCGGGCGGCGTTGATCGAGGGCGACGACCCGCGGGCGGCGGTGATCGCCTGCTGGCTGACGCTGGAGGAGCTGGCGTCCCGCGGCGGCGTCCCGCGGTCGGCCTCCGACGTCCCCGGCGACCTGGTCGGCCGGATGTTGGGGGTGGCCCGCGACCCGTCCGGCGCGCCGCGGTTCCGGGCGCTGACCGGGCCGGCCGAGCGAGCCCTGACCGACCTCGCCGAGCGGTACCGCGCCGCGCGGTACGCGCCGGCCCCGGTCACCGAGGCGGACCGCGCGGCGGCCCGCACCGCGCTGGACCGGCTCGCCGCCGAACTGTCGGTGCGGGACGCGGCACCCACCGGCGGTGCCCAGTGAGCGAGCCTGGGCGAGCGACTCGGGCCCGCTCCGTTGGTGTTCCGACGGAGGAGGAACGCCCATGAGTGAGCGTGCGCGAGCGAGTCGTGGGTGCCGTGCGTCGTGTCTCGTTGGTGTTCCGACGGAGGAGGAACGCCAATGAGCTTCTCGTACGGGCAGATGATGGCGCCGGGCAAGCGCGACCCGATGCGCAAGCCGTACCAGCCGTTGCGGATCACGCCCGGCTGGGTGATCGGGATGGTGCTGGTCGCGCTGGCCGGCGGCGACGTGCTGTGGCGGATGCTGCAGGTGGTCCAGGTTCGCCTGCCGTACGGGATGACCGATGCGCTGATCCTCGCCGTGGCGTTCGGCTACCGGGTCGCGGTGGCGGTGCACGGCCCGCCGGAGCCGTTCCCGGCGGCCGGGGCGGCGCCGACCACCGAGCTGTCCGACCGGCCGTTCGCCGCGGTGCGCCGCTGGGAGGACCGGCTCGCCTGGACCCACGGCGACCCGGTCAGCTTCGATCGTACGGTGCGCGAGCGGCTCGCCGCGCTGGTCGACGAGCGGCTCCGGATCGACCACGGTACCGACCTGTCCGGCGCCGGCCCGGGCGGTACGACCCGGGTCCGCGCGCTGCTTGGTGATCCACTGTGGACACTGCTGACCGAGCCGACCGAGCAGGCGCCGAGCCGGGCGCAGCTGACCGAATCGGTACGAACGATGGAGCGACTGTTCGCCCAGGACGGAGGCAACCGGTGAGCGGACCGGTCAACACCCAACCCGAGGCCGAGCCGGCGCCGCTGCCGGTCGCCGAGGCCGGCGCGCTGGCCCGGCAGGTGCTCGACGCGGTCGGTACGGTCGTGGTCGGCAAGGCGGAACCGCTGGCGCTGGTACTGGCCGGCATCCTGGCCGGCGGCCACGTGCTGCTGGAGGACTTCCCGGGGCTGGGCAAGACGCTCGCGGCCCGGTCGTTCGGCCAGGCGCTCGGGTTGTCGTTCCGCCGACTGCAGTTCACCCCCGACCTGCTGCCGGCCGACGTCACCGGCTCCTTCCTGTACGA from the Actinocatenispora thailandica genome contains:
- a CDS encoding DUF4129 domain-containing protein, with the protein product MRRGLRYLPVVLILLLVVVAALGANARGPRVTHVAPLPIRPTVSTSGSPPAQPSRSVVRPPQPHDSGPGTTVLIVVIAALCALAYGAIMLYLMLALRDGLVLRRRRHPEPDPEPEEPDAPTADEVRAAMAASRAALIEGDDPRAAVIACWLTLEELASRGGVPRSASDVPGDLVGRMLGVARDPSGAPRFRALTGPAERALTDLAERYRAARYAPAPVTEADRAAARTALDRLAAELSVRDAAPTGGAQ